The Streptomyces achromogenes DNA segment TGCGGCGGACCTCCGCCCGGACCGCCCGGCGCAGCCAGCCCTCGGGATCGCGGGGCGGGCCGTCGGCGGCGAGGCGTTCGAGCAGCCGGAGCCAGACCGCCTGCTCCAGGTCACCGGGTTCGGCGCCGGCGGCGGGGGCCTCTGCGGAGGCTTCCGCGCTGAGCAGCGGGTGCAGGGAGGCGAGCAAGTCGGTGGTCATATGCCACACGATGCGGCGGCCCGGGCGGTCGGTTGCCCGGGCCGCCGACTGTCACCCCAACGAGGACTCAGCCGTTGACGAAGTCCGCGCGGGCCAGCAGCGCGGTGTCCGGGTTGTCCGTGAAGACCCCGTCGATGCCGGTCGCGAAGTAGGTCCGGAACGCGCCGAAGGAGTCCCCGTAGGCGTCCGCGTCCGAACCCTTGCGGAAGTCGGCGGGCAGGAAGGGGTTCTCGTTGCGCATGGTGTAGGGGTGCAGGACCAGGCCGACCGCGTGGGCGTCCTTCACCAGGGTGGTCGGCCTGGTCAGCTTGCCGTCCGCGTCCTTGGGGATGACCAGGTCGAGGGTGGGTCCGATGCCCTGCGCGTACCCGGCGAGCTCCCGCAGGCCGGCCCGCGTGATCAGGTCGGCGACGGTGCGCGGGTCGCCCGTCTCGACGAAGTCCCAGGGCCGGGAGCCGGCGGTGGACAACAGCACCACGAGCGGGTTGTCGACCAGCTTGTTCAGGCGCTGGATGCTGGTCGGCTCGAAGGACTGCAGGACGACCGGCGAGTTCTTCCTGTCCTTGCCGTACTTGTGCAGCAGCTTGGCGACCCGCTCCTCCAGGCCCAGGCCCTGCTTGCGGAAGTAGGTGGGGTGCTTGGTCTCGGGGTAGATCCAGACCTGCCTGCCGCGCCTGCGGGTCTGCTCGTCCTGCCACTTCAGGACCTCCTCGAAGGTGGGGATCCCCCAGCGGCCGTCGTAGAGCGTGTTGTGCGGGCGGTTGGCCGGGATGCGCTCGACCGCCCGCAGTCTCTTCAGCTCGGCGAGCGTGAAGTCCTCGGTGAACCAACCGGTGGTGGGGACGCCGTCGAGCACCTTGGTCGTCCGGCGGCCGGCGAACTCGGGGTGGGCGGCGACGTCCGTCGTGCCGCCGATCTCCGGCTCGTGCCGGCAGACGAGGTGGCCGTCCCGGGTGGGGACCAGGTCGCCGGCCTCGACGATGTCGGCCCCGAGGTCGAGGGCGAGCTGGTAGGAGCCGAAGGTGTGCTCGGGGCGGTAGCCACTGGCGCCGCGATGACCGATGACGGTCGGCACCGGAAGGCTCTTGAGGCCGCCTCCCCCGTGGCGTGCCGCGGCGGCCGCCGCCGTGCCGGACAGACCGAGCACGCCTCCGGCGCCGAGCACGGCCGCGCCCAGGAGCGCCCGCCGCCCGGTGCCGCCCGTGCCCGACTGCTCGTTCGACTCGTGCGTGTCCTGCGTTCCCATGAGGGGCCTCCAGCCGTCGGCTCGTCCGTGCGGGCCGATGGTAGGGGCGTGGACATGACCCCCGGGAGACCTCCGCCCCAACACGCGGCGGACGGCGGACGGCACGTGGTGTACGCCGGGTGCGCGAGGTCGCCTACGACGGATGCGGTCCGTGCGGTACGTCGAGGTGACGGGTCGTCGGACGCGGAGATTCGCCGCGCGTGGCCGGGGAACCCGGTCGTCGCCGGCACGGGGCCCGTCGGCGACGGGGAGGATCCGGGGCCTTCCTCCCCCGTTTCCGGGGGCGGTCCTCCTCGTTCCGTCCGGATGACGGGCAGGCTACGGGCGTGCTGCCGCCGGACTGCCGACGGGCGGCTCTGCGGCCGTACAGGTAAACAAACGTCAACAGTGCGTAAGACCCGGGTGACCCGATGTGCGTCGGCCCCCGGCCCGCGAGTATCGTCCTCACCTGCACAGACTCATACCGTTTTCCCTTGACATCGGAGGGCTCGTTGTCGCGCTTCGCGCTCATCAAGGCAGTGCTCGGACCGATCATGCGCCTGATGTTCCGCCCCCGGGTCGAGGGCGCGGAGCACATCCCCGGCGACGGCCCCGTGATCCTGGCGGGCAATCACCTCACCTTCATCGACTCGATGATCCTGCCACTGGTGTGCGACCGACAGGTCTTCTTCATCGGCAAGGACGAGTACGTCACCGGCAAGAGCCTGAAGGGCCGGCTGATGGCCTGGTTCTTCACCGGGGTCGGCATGATCCCGGTGGACCGGGACGGGGGCCGCGGCGGCGTCGCCGCGCTGATGACCGGGCGCCGGATCCTGGAGGAGGGCAAAGTCTTCGGGATCTACCCCGAGGGGACGCGGTCTCCCGACGGCCGCCTCTACCGGGGCCGTACCGGCATCGCGCGGCTGACCCTGATGACGGGTGCGCCCGTCGTGCCGTTCGCGATGATCGGCACGGACAAGCTGCAGCCGGGCGGAGCGGGCATGCCCCGCCCGGGCCGCGTGACGGTCCGGTTCGGCGAGGCGATGGAGTTCTCCCGGTACGACGGGATGGACCGGGACCGCTATGTGCTCCGGGCCGTCACGGACTCCGTGATGACCGAGGTCATGCGGCTGTCGGGGCAGGAGTACGTGGACATGTACGCCACCAAGGCCAAGGCGGCGTAACCCCGCCGCCGGGGGGTGCTGGCGCCGTTCCCCGCGCCCCCGGTCGCCTCCCTCAGCCGGCGGTCTCCAGGCGCTGTCCCCTGAGCAGGAACCACGCCGCGACCGCCGCCGCCAGCAGGACCGCCGCGCCCACCCCGGACGCCACCGCGAGGCCGTCGACGAAGGCCTCGCGGGCCGACGCCAGCATCTCCGCGCCCGCGGCCGGCGGCA contains these protein-coding regions:
- a CDS encoding glycerophosphodiester phosphodiesterase, giving the protein MGTQDTHESNEQSGTGGTGRRALLGAAVLGAGGVLGLSGTAAAAAARHGGGGLKSLPVPTVIGHRGASGYRPEHTFGSYQLALDLGADIVEAGDLVPTRDGHLVCRHEPEIGGTTDVAAHPEFAGRRTTKVLDGVPTTGWFTEDFTLAELKRLRAVERIPANRPHNTLYDGRWGIPTFEEVLKWQDEQTRRRGRQVWIYPETKHPTYFRKQGLGLEERVAKLLHKYGKDRKNSPVVLQSFEPTSIQRLNKLVDNPLVVLLSTAGSRPWDFVETGDPRTVADLITRAGLRELAGYAQGIGPTLDLVIPKDADGKLTRPTTLVKDAHAVGLVLHPYTMRNENPFLPADFRKGSDADAYGDSFGAFRTYFATGIDGVFTDNPDTALLARADFVNG
- a CDS encoding lysophospholipid acyltransferase family protein, translated to MSRFALIKAVLGPIMRLMFRPRVEGAEHIPGDGPVILAGNHLTFIDSMILPLVCDRQVFFIGKDEYVTGKSLKGRLMAWFFTGVGMIPVDRDGGRGGVAALMTGRRILEEGKVFGIYPEGTRSPDGRLYRGRTGIARLTLMTGAPVVPFAMIGTDKLQPGGAGMPRPGRVTVRFGEAMEFSRYDGMDRDRYVLRAVTDSVMTEVMRLSGQEYVDMYATKAKAA